The following are from one region of the Salvia hispanica cultivar TCC Black 2014 chromosome 1, UniMelb_Shisp_WGS_1.0, whole genome shotgun sequence genome:
- the LOC125194097 gene encoding secreted RxLR effector protein 161-like — MANPGSVHWEALKWLLRYLKHTAKYGMCYSKCDGGVLLTGFVDSNYANDRDKSKSTTSYVFTMCRSCVSWKSQLQHIVTLSTTESEYIAITEAMKEVVWLKGVLSKLKFVNDSPIVFSDSQSAI, encoded by the coding sequence ATGGCAAATCCTGGCTCTGTCCATTGGGAGGCTTTGAAGTGGCTTCTGAGATATCTTAAGCACACTGCCAAGTATGGGATGTGTTATTCTAAATGTGATGGTGGTGTTTTACTAACTGGTTTTGTGGATTCCAACTATGCTAATGACAGAGATAAGAGTAAGTCTACTACCTCCTATGTGTTCACTATGTGCAGGTCATGTGTTAGCTGGAAGTCACAGCTGCAGCATATAGTGACCTTGTCTACTACTGAGTCAGAATATATTGCTATCACTGAGGCAATGAAAGAGGTTGTATGGTTAAAGGGAGTTCTCTCTAAACTTAAGTTTGTGAATGATTCTCCTATTGTGTTTTCTGATTCTCAATCTGCCATTTAG
- the LOC125201060 gene encoding 5-methyltetrahydropteroyltriglutamate--homocysteine methyltransferase-like, translating into MASHIVGYPRMGPKRELKFALESFWDGKSSAEDLEKVAADLRASIWKQMSNAGIKYIPSNTFSYYDHVLDTTAMLGAVPPRYNWTGGEIGFSTFFSMARGNASVPAMEMTKWFDTNYHFIVPELGPDVNFSYASHKAVNEYKEAKAQGVDTVPVLVGPVSYLLLSKPAKGVEKTFPLLSLLDKILPIYKEVIAELKAAGASWIQFDEPTLVMDLESHQLEAFTKAYADLQSTLSGIDVLIETYFADIPEPAFKTLTSLSGVSGYGFDLVRGTQTLDLIKGGFPSGKYLFAGVVDGRNIWANDLDASLSTLYSLESLVEKDKLVVSTSCSLLHTAVDIVNETKLDEEIKSWLAFAAQKVVEVNALAKAVTGQKDETYFTANAAAQASRKSSPRVNNEAVQKAAAALKGSDHRRATNVTARLDAQQKKLNLPILPTTTIGSFPQTVELRRVRREYKAKKISEEDYDKAMKEEINKVVKLQEELDIDVLVHGEPERNDMVEYFGEQLSGFAFTANGWVQSYGSRCVKPPIIYGDVSRPNPMTVYWSSAAQSMTKRPMKGMLTGPVTILNWSFVRNDQPRSETCYQIALAIKDEVEDLEKAGITVIQIDEAALREGLPLRKSEHAFYLDWAVHSFRITNVGVQDSTQIHTHMCYSNFNDIIQSIIDMDADVITIENSRSDEKLLSVFREGVKYGAGIGPGVYDIHSPRIPSTEEIADRVNKMLAVLETNILWVNPDCGLKTRKYGEVKPALENMISAVKILRTKLGSA; encoded by the exons ATGGCATCCCATATTGTTGGATACCCCCGTATGGGCCCAAAGAGAGAGCTGAAATTCGCTCTGGAGTCTTTCTGGGATGGCAAGAGCAGTGCCGAGGATTTGGAAAAGGTGGCGGCTGATCTCAGAGCTTCCATTTGGAAGCAGATGTCTAATGCCGGGATCAAGTACATTCCCAGCAACACATTCTCATATTACGATCACGTGCTTGACACCACTGCCATGCTCGGTGCTGTCCCTCCAAGATACAACTGGACTGGTGGTGAGATCGGTTTCTCCACTTTCTTCTCCATGGCCAGAGGAAATGCCTCTGTTCCTGCTATGGAGATGACCAAGTGGTTTGATACCAATTA CCACTTCATTGTCCCTGAATTGGGACCTGATGTTAACTTTTCTTATGCTTCTCACAAAGCGGTTAATGAATACAAAGAGGCTAAGGCG CAAGGTGTCGATACTGTTCCAGTTCTTGTCGGTCCTGTTTCATACTTGTTACTTTCCAAACCTGCCAAGGGTGTTGAGAAAACTTTCCCTCTTCTTTCCCTTCTTGACAAAATTCTTCCAATCTATAA GGAAGTTATCGCCGAGCTGAAGGCAGCCGGTGCATCTTGGATTCAGTTTGATGAGCCCACCTTAGTAATGGATCTTGAGTCTCACCAGTTGGAAGCATTCACAAAGGCATATGCTGATTTGCAATCAACTTTGTCTGGCATTGATGTACTAATTGAGACTTATTTTGCTGACATTCCTGAGCCTGCATTCAAAACCCTTACCTCATTGAGTGGAGTGTCCGGTTATGGTTTTGATTTGGTTCGTGGAACCCAGACCCTTGATTTAATCAAGGGCGGATTTCCTTCTGGAAAATACCTCTTTGCCGGAGTTGTTGATGGAAGGAACATCTGGGCTAATGATCTGGATGCATCCCTCTCCACCCTATACTCTCTTGAAAGCCTAGTAGAAAAGG ACAAACTTGTTGTATCGACCTCCTGTTCACTTCTACACACTGCAGTGGATATAGTAAATGAAACGAAGCTGGACGAAGAAATTAAGTCATGGCTTGCATTTGCAGCTCAAAAGGTTGTTGAAGTGAATGCTTTGGCAAAGGCAGTAACTGGTCAGAAGGATGAG ACATACTTCACTGCCAATGCGGCTGCTCAAGCATCCAGGAAATCCTCACCGAGGGTGAACAATGAAGCTGTCCAAAAAGCT GCTGCTGCATTAAAGGGTTCTGACCATCGCCGTGCTACAAATGTTACCGCCAGACTTGATGCTCAACAGAAGAAGCTTAACCTTCCAATCCTCCCAACCACAACTATTGGTTCCTTCCCACAGACAGTAGAACTCAGAAGAGTGCGCCGTGAATACAAGGCCAAGAA GATCTCCGAGGAGGACTATGATAAGGCTATGAAAGAGGAGATCAACAAGGTTGTCAAGCTTCAAGAAGAGCTTGACATTGATGTTCTTGTTCATGGAGAACCAGAG AGAAACGATATGGTTGAGTACTTCGGAGAGCAATTGTCTGGTTTTGCATTCACAGCAAATGGGTGGGTGCAATCATATGGATCTCGATGCGTGAAGCCACCAATCATTTATGGCGATGTCAGTCGCCCCAACCCAATGACGGTCTACTGGTCCTCTGCTGCCCAGAGCATGACCAAGCGCCCGATGAAGGGAATGCTTACTGGTCCCGTTACCATTCTCAATTGGTCTTTTGTGAGAAATGACCAACCAAG ATCCGAGACCTGTTATCAGATTGCTCTGGCCATTAAGGATGAAGTGGAGGATCTTGAGAAGGCCGGTATTACCGTGATCCAAATTGACGAAGCTGCATTGAGAGAAGGATTGCCTCTCCGCAAATCTGAGCATGCTTTCTACTTGGATTGGGCTGTACACTCCTTCAGAATCACCAACGTTGGAGTCCAAGATAGTACTCAG ATCCACACACACATGTGCTACTCCAACTTCAATGACATCATCCAGTCCATCATCGACATGGATGCCGATGTGATCACTATTGAGAACTCACGTTCGGACGAGAAGCTGTTGTCAGTGTTCCGCGAGGGAGTCAAGTACGGAGCTGGAATAGGGCCAGGTGTGTACGACATCCACTCCCCGAGAATCCCATCAACGGAGGAGATCGCAGACAGGGTCAACAAGATGCTTGCGGTCCTTGAGACCAACATCTTGTGGGTGAACCCTGACTGCGGTCTCAAGACCCGCAAATATGGAGAGGTGAAGCCCGCCCTCGAGAACATGATTTCCGCTGTCAAGATTCTCCGAACAAAGCTTGGCAGTGCATGA
- the LOC125201058 gene encoding uncharacterized protein LOC125201058 → MAAAKSVDQEIVYEEFEPFCKWQRKEDRDFLEIHLQDFKKEQLKVQISNHGVLKISGERPIDATKHMKFYKEVAAPNTKYDTHAIHAKFINNNLLITLPKLKPSSSDPTGVSEPVSAPVAAAPAPAPEKAPPCLGGNAPAAAVQCQMKSCRKRPFVGSKLAKMAVSLAVTALAAVVLAAYVHFMYKSTVGDDSN, encoded by the exons atgGCGGCGGCAAAATCTGTTGATCAGGAAATTGTGTACGAGGAATTTGAACCTTTTTGCAAATGGCAACGCAAGGAAGATCGCGACTTTCTTGAAATCCACCTCCAag ACTTCAAAAAGGAGCAGTTGAAAGTGCAAATCAGCAATCATGGTGTGCTGAAGATTTCGGGAGAGCGGCCAATAGATGCTACAAAACACATGAAATTCTACAAAGAGGTGGCTGCCCCCAACACCAAATACGACACCCACGCAATCCATGCCAAATTCATCAACAACAACCTCCTCATCACCCTGCCAAAGCTCAAACCCTCCTCGTCTGACCCAACGGGTGTATCGGAACCCGTATCCGCGCCCGTTGCGGCGGCTCCGGCTCCGGCTCCGGAGAAGGCGCCGCCTTGCCTAGGAGGAAATGcaccggcggcggcggtgcaGTGCCAGATGAAATCCTGTCGGAAGCGGCCGTTTGTGGGCTCCAAATTGGCGAAGATGGCGGTTAGCCTCGCGGTGACGGCGTTGGCTGCGGTGGTGCTCGCTGCTTATGTGCATTTCATGTATAAGTCGACCGTTGGTGATGACTCTAATTGA